The nucleotide sequence ATAACTATACCTGCAGGTAATTTGCCACATAACGGAACCTAGCAACCTGTCCTCTACCTCCCACCCCCCTTGTCCCCACAAGGTCCAAGGCCTTTAAGGAAATAgctttttgtcattaaaaaaaattgaaaattgaaaccTGGGGCTAGATTATGGTTAAAAATGCTTTCCAGTTATAAAATTCTGtgataaaaaaatctaaaaattaataacttgcctattttctttttctttccacagATGAGGTCAAGCAACACTTTAGTCAATTTGGTACTATACGaaaatgtttccttccatttgtgAGTATCAACTATTTTGTTGATTCTTTACCAAAACAAATTGGATATCCAGAAACAATTAGATTCTAATGGTGTAAATCTATCAAAAGTCTGATATAAATCACAGATGATCATCCAAGAAACTTTAGTTACGTACGATAGCCGCAGAGCACAATCCTATGGTGTAATAGTGCTTCTTCTAGTGAAATTGTGAACCATTTAAAAAGTTGAAGATAAACAGTAGCATATTGGAATCAATTAAACATTCATTTACTACGGCTTGAGAGCCCCCAAATCAGGATGTAAGTTTATCATTCCCTTCAGGTTCCTGAAAGTCTGTTAGGTTACAGGGTCTGTGGCTTTTTTTAAAGGTTCAAGGTTTTACCTACATTGCCTTTCTAGGCCTCAGATATTCATTCTGTActttcaagaaatattaaattccttttatactttttatttatagAATTCTAGATTTAGAATTGCAAGGAGTCTTAAGAAATTGAGAACAAAgtcatcattttacatataaagtttAAGTTAACTTCCCTAGTCACCCAGCTTTTAAGTTTCTGAGGTGAGAATCAAACCCAGGGCTAGAAAGACTTAAGCCTGTCATTATCCACTACACTGCATTTATGGGAAATGTTGAATGCAGTACTTTATAGGCATGAAGCTGTGGTATTCCTGTCAGGTTATCACAAATTTTAGAAATCAACATAAGTATCCAGGGAATTTAGTTATTCCATGTTTAATAGCTTGAactctaattttaaaaacttattttatctCTGGAAAGGGCAAGTTTAATCTTATGGCATAAAAAGTTGCCTTTGAGGTACAGTACCTCTTTGCCACAGAATTGTCACCCTAGGAGACTTATTACTGCTCTATTGTAACTTTAAGTGTCTGTTGAACTACATTACACAATCTGAATATAAAGTTAAGATTATTTTGAGAGGGGCCTCTGGACTCTGCCATGCATGTCGTGATTAACCCTGTGCTAATCTCTAGAgatatagagaaaggcaaaagaaaaaagtacCTTCTCTTGAAGAGCTCAccatctaatggaggaaacaatataCAGCCTATGTACAAACAAATCTGTATGGCAGGGTTTGAAGACAAGTTGTCCTGTGTCTTCCACTCTTTCTAATCCAAGGTGATCCATCATATCGTGATTTACATGATCAAGAGAGCCCTCTCTTAACTATGAAGTGCTGGTGGTGAGGACTTTAAGTGCAAAAAGGCTAGCATTAACCAGGTGTGGAAAATAAATATGGGTTAAATAAGActgtattaatatatatatttactatagaTATCTACATAAACATAATAGCTACATGTCACTATATAAAATTCTGAAGAAGTTAAAAGCTTAGTCATTAAAAGTTACGAAGATGGAGGGAGGAGGCTAGAATTTATCTTTGTGATTAAGATTTACTTGTTAAATGTGGCTAGAGCTTAGAATCTTGAGAGCACAGAGAAAAAAGCTTATCAGATAGAGtaaggggttggcaacctttttggccgtgagagccataagcgcccctttttttaaaatgtaatttcgtgagagccataaatgcccctttttttaaaatgtaatttcgtgagagccatacagtgctcacagtgcgcgctcctgtaacagtgcctgaaaaaaaaaatggactttatggctcctgcagaaagagccatatgttgccgacccgaGATAAAGTATTATACTAGAGATTATCTAACATCATCTGTGGAGTCTTTATTTACTAGCATAGAAGTCTAAAAGTTTCCTTTTGGTCTCTAGGCATATTTTAGATATAGTCATCCCTCACCAAATTCTGTcataggttttaaaaatatatataattctgaaTTGTGGAGTTTTCGCTATATGgcgggattttgtggatgaacatgtacacaatggaaatgcagtatgccactttgccaatgtgagattgtacagGGTACACTGTTACTTGATGAAAGGCAACCAACAACAGCACTGGGTTCTGTATTCTAGGTGCTGATTGGCTCAATGTTTATAACAGTGTGGGATGggtttataaaccttaaaatatatataatgctgctacttcgcggattttcacctatcatagGGGTCTCTCTGGAATGTAACTAACTCCTGCAGTAGGTGAGAGATCACTGTAGTCAGATTATATACCATGTTAAAAATTTAAACTCACAAAttaacttttttccttatttttcctttaaaggaaaaagaaacaggaTTTCACAAAGGTTTTTGTTGGATTGGATTTTCTTCAGAAGAAGAACTTCAAAGGACATTACAGCAAGAACATCATTTCATTGATGGAGTCAAAGTAAGATCAGTTCTGTGTTGTCGTTAATGGTAATAACATTGAAATCAGTTGGATCTGTTACTTCTCTAGAAAATAATGGTAGCATGGAACCAACAGATACACTTAGGTTTAGTAAAGTCATAGAGCTGTTTTTCCACTGATTAAGCAGTATGGGTATGTGTATTCAACTGTTTCATTTGATAGGGACATATGCTCATACCACATAAACGTTTATGAAAATCTTTAAACAGTTTGTACACATAGTTTGTCCATGGGGAAACTACAGAGACTTCAGTTAGGAAAGCATTGAGGAAGACTGGATAATTCTGTTGCTGGATTACCTCATTTTAATCTAATGAACTTTATTACAGAGAAGCATAAGAATCATTCAGTGCTGTTGTTTTGCTTCTTGTATTTATGGGATCAGGCCCATGTAACATTCCCTCCCCTTTAAGGAATACTAGAGAAGTCATTTCAACTTTAATATGCTTTTCCTAGCTATGCTAATCTGAATCTTTTTTTCAGGTCCAAGTTCATCGTCAAAAAAAAAGACGCACTCAAGATATGAGGGAGCAGAAGAATTATCTGGATTAGTATAAATGTactgatgaaataaaaatcattaagcTTGGGAACATTTgtctaaatgttttatttaaaacagTTGTACCACACAGAAGCTGACTCTCCCATtccaaattaaaattagaaacacACAACAGGGACAAACATTCAGAAAGCAACGGATAGCTCCACTGTGTGAAGACCTCCCCCAATTACTCTGCAAACTTTTATGTACAAGGTCAGGTCTACTATGAAATGTTAATCCCCCCAAACTAATGTCACTAAAGGTATAATAGTCTTAATTTGGTAATGCTGGGTAGTATGGAGCTTCTGTTGCTGCTAATGGGGTAGGGTGATTGAGAGTGGGAAGCAAAGGCCTTACACTGAGAATGTGGCCCACTCCCATTAAAAACTGACAagtgtatttttcttttcccccaacccCAGTAATAAAAAGTAATGGGATTTACAATCCCAGATTTGGTTTTCATCCTGACCATTTACATAGAATTCTCCAATGACCAGTGTCATCAGAGTTAAGGATAATAGTTCATTCTCAGAGAGAGGCTACCCTACtcactccttcctcctcttcttgccTTCATGTTCATGTTCCTTTGGGCGACTACTATCTGAGGGTCTTTTAGACCCTCCATGCTGTTTGGCTTCTTCCAAAAATTTGTCCAGACCGAAGGGATCTTCCTCAAATTGAACTGGTCCTTCTCGGCCTCTCTGCCTACGATCTGAGCCAGAGAACTCTTTGTCGGGAACAAATCTAGAACAGAATGAAATGGATCACAAGttgtcatcattttttaaaaactattttaaacatTAGACCCAAATAGTGCCTCTTACTACCTGTTGGTCTTTATTCGGGCCTCTAGGTCATCACCATACATGTCTTTGTCCAGATTTTTACTGGGTCTGTAGATATTTTGGGCCATGTCTTTGCCACTTCTCCATGCTTGATCATAAACATTATAAATTTCATCTTCTCCACCAGCAAAACCACTGTCCATACCCTGTGAAAGAATGAATAAGATTCAATAAAAAACAAATCTGTATAACATCTAAAAAAGTTTAATTCAAAGATGTGCTTTCCTTGTGCAAATCTTTAGTTAAAAAGGCTTTGAGGAAAAGGAGTGCTCATGTGAATTCTATCAGGATCTTACAGTtgtgtataaaataaaactattttaccTAAGGATAGTTTGTAAAATAAGGTTTGTTCACTTAAGTTTCATGCAGTTtctaaataaaatagtatttaaaaagaTGATAACAAAATCAGAACCTGGAAAGCAGATTATTTGTTACCAGTACAATGGAATGGTTAAGAAAAAGAGCTACAAGAGGGATGAATTAAGTACCAAAGTAACAGTGATTGGAATCCAAGGTTCGAATGTTGCCCATGACACTGTTAACCCtgtgtaaatcatttaacctcagagCTTActtagtttctcatttgtaaaataaaattagactAAATTATGTCTGATACTACTTTTAAATCTATCATGCATGAGCCTATTTTGAAGTACAATAATTCTATGCCATATAACAAGGTCATTTCTCAATAGCTCCTAAAGTACTTTATTATGACACTGTACAACAAATCTTCATGTGACAAACCTTGAATTATCCAGAAAAGATTAAATTGCTACAGTGTATGtaaggaaagagaactggatttggaggcagagacTTAGAAGGTTTAGCCTTAAAACTATTACTATGACTGTGGACCATAGGCGTCTAAGTTGAAAAATGAATAGTGGTACGAAGTGATTTCTGAGGTTCATTCAGCTTTAAATCAATCCTCTAACTTAACAAATGGTtggtataaaaggaaaggaagaaaggaatccATTTGAAACAAGATTTATCAAAAAGTTGAGTTTTTAAGTGTCAGTGGTTATTTAAGAAGCAAGTTTTAAGTCAGGAAAATTAACTAGAATATTATTAGAATATTATATGCCAAGTAAAAAGGATGTAGCAGGCTTCTTTGATTAGTCACACCTAATCATTTCACAAGAAAAATGAAGCTTAGAAAGATTAAATGTTAAGTTCATGGACATACATATTAAGTGTTAGAGACAGAATCTGAACATAGATAGAGCCCCCCCCAATAATTTCAGGTCTCAAATCCTTTCCAATGAACAAGATTGCCTCCTGATCTTGGGTCTACTTTGTCATAATTCTTAATAACCTAATTTGCATGTTAAAATGTGCTAAAGTAGcatttttttgagaaaatataGTAGGAAATACCTTTATagacttttgttttcattttagaaacaaaaattagGGGCTAGTTCTTGAAAAAGTAATTAACTTCATTTTTACTCACTTATTCTAATCTCTAATATCTAAGTAAACCTAATTTACTTAGATAGTAAAAATCACTTATTAGGATTAGTCACCAATTAGTCACCTCCTGCCCACTGCAAGCCATATTCCAATTTGTGATGTCAACAGAACTCCTATGTCAATCTAATAAGCATGGTAAATATTCCATGTGTGTTTGTGTTAGTGTGTAAGGACATACTAGCCTGCTAAAttaccaaaactttttttttaatttaaataccTTAGTCTGGTTGAATAGTCTCTGGTCATACTGAACTTCATTGGAAGTCCGAGGATTGGGCACACCAAGAGCAATGACTTCACTGATATCTCGATTCTCATTTCTTTGGAGTTTTGACCTGCATTAAAACATCACCAATTATACACTCAATTCCATAAACAAATTGACTTGCAGTTTAAGTACAATCAGTAATGAATGTGCATGTCTTGTGATATTACAGAATCAAGTTGGCAGCTCTTACAGCATTTCAGATACATGATCATTtgagaaggtaaggcttttacaGTCTGGCCTTCTTGATAACTCAAAGGAATGCCAACAGAGTACTAGCAGTCTGAAATACAATTCTTTTATTACAAACAACCAGCCTATTGAAATGCTAGGACACAGTTGCtatgaaatgtattttatattcttatattggAGAACCAAGATTCGCTATAGGATCACTTGTGCAAATTTGGCTTGCCATTTGAACCTCTTAAAAGAAATCCAAATCACTTCTTTAATGTGGTCAAAGATATTAATTCTGCTCTTACCAGaaagttaaaggagaaaaaaaatacctaTCAAGGATTGGATTATTTAGTGTTGTTTTGGGTTTAGTGCTTAATGAAAACTGGGATATGTCACTATTTCATTAAAAGTTCAAATCTCAAAATGACTTCTAAAGGCAGTATTGCCATTCAACTTCAGAATtaaatacagattaaaaaaaataagggtaCAGTGACTTTTTGTGTGCTTACACTGGATCCCCAATGCCATTTTCAGAGTTCATGAAATTCAGCCTGTAGGAGGCTTTTTAACTAAGATATAAAACGTTCTCTTTCAAGTATAACCTATTCTGGAGCAGGTAGATgcctcagtgggttgagagccagtcctggaaacagaaagacctgggttcaaaactagcctaaaacacttcctaactgtgtgaccctgagtaagtcacttaaccccagttgcctaacccttattgctcttctgccttggaaccaatacttggtatcaattctaagactgaaggtgagggtttaaaaaaaactaataataaaaaatgaaatgaaatgctaGAATGTATTCCTTGCTCACCTCCATTTCCTAGGCTCTTGATCTTTCTTTAAAGGATCAAGAACTACCTACTACATGAAGCCTGATTTCCTCAAGTACCCTTTTCTCCCCAAGTAACTTGTAGGGAACTATTCTCTGTACATACAACTGAATCTATATGGTATATATTCCCATaatttagctcagtgcctggcacaagaaGGCATTTGGTGGGATAGCCttgaaagtcatttaaattctttgaacctcaattttcttatctgtaagatgcAGAGACCACCACTTGTCCTTCCTTCTTTAATAGGGTTGCTggagagatcaaatgagattatgtgaATGCTCTGAATATTTATAGCATTAGTGAAACACAAGATAGTgccatttatgtatatatagttcAAACCTCTATACTGCACCATGAGAAATGTTTCAAAATGATTGATTACATGAACTCAATGAGTGACTTTAAGGTCCTAGCAAATTTATCAGCGTTGCAAGGCAGAATCTGTCTACATTgtatagaaaaaaagaactttaaatgtgggaagccaataagagaatagataaaaa is from Gracilinanus agilis isolate LMUSP501 chromosome 2, AgileGrace, whole genome shotgun sequence and encodes:
- the LOC123237817 gene encoding SRA stem-loop-interacting RNA-binding protein, mitochondrial, producing MASAVESSLRSPVMRHMATVFVNRIPWTAAANEVKQHFSQFGTIRKCFLPFEKETGFHKGFCWIGFSSEEELQRTLQQEHHFIDGVKVQVHRQKKRRTQDMREQKNYLD